A window of Miscanthus floridulus cultivar M001 chromosome 12, ASM1932011v1, whole genome shotgun sequence genomic DNA:
TGTATAATAATtgtttggagatacaaatattaataCTACTTTCTATATTTTagtcaaattttttaaaaaagtttgacttctCAAGAAACGATATGTCCATTATTTTAGGATATAGAGAGAGTACATGAATCATCTAGAGTAAATCGAGCCTAGAACTCCTTTCAATTTCTACAGTTTTCTACCTTTAACCTTCACTCAGGTGAACCAGTAAGGCTTTGGGAGGATAAATGGTTTGGAAATGCCACACTTAAAGATTAGTATCCATCTCTATATAATATTAGAAGAAAGAAATATATCACACTTGCATATGTAATCAGCACTACAGCGCTTAATATTACTTTTTGCAGAGCGTTAGTGGGGATAAACTACTTAAATTGGTCTTTAGAAGGAGGCCGATCAATCCCAATTTAAAGTTGATACGTCGACTATGGGAGACTACGGTTGCTTTTTGAGAGCTTCTTTTTCGCTAGAGTTTCGAACTTTGTAATAATAAATGGTTGTGTACAAAACTCTTGCAGAGCCCGGAATAAGAATTCCTTTTTCTAACAAAGAACTCCTTTCTTCTTAAAAACATTTCCACCTCATAAAAAATGATTACTCAGACTTgcctgaattttttttttttgagtggatCTCAGACTTGCCTGATGAACGATGAGGGAGAATGAACGATGCATCAAATAGTAGTCCAGATTTCACGGGCCGCCGTCCACGCCAGCGGTGTGGTTTTAGCCCATCAAGGATTTTCCAATGAGATCAGAGAAGTGGGcctttatatgggcttaagttgtAATAACGGTCCCGCACAACCCCTGCGGCCCTGCCCATCGCATCGAGCTTTTCTTTTCTCACCTCTCTCTTCTTCACAGTCACAGATAAGCTGGTCTTGCGTAGTAGCGTCATATGATTCCGCTGGTTTTTATTCCTCTCAATGCTGTACTCCGCTCCCCGATCATCAACGACATTATCGATCGGCACCACGACCTTCTTATGGACCGAGATTATTTTGGCTTATGGCATGTTACAAAAAGACATCGAGTCCGCAAACTGGAACATGCGTCCGCCACTACAGCAATCTTGTTCGCTAGTTTGAACCCATCAGATCGGCATCCCGCACCATCATCTCAACCTCACATGCATATGCTAactagctagttgatcatcgcaTCATTGTCGCGCTTCGTTCCGGCGGCCACCTATAAATACCACACCCGAACACCGTCTCCAACCATCACAAGCACTTAGCAATCGAGCCATCAAGAGCTAGCTCCTCTCGAAGCTCACTCTGCTCTGTGCCTGTGGTCAAGAGGACACACACTGCTGTGTGCAGCAATGGCAGGCAAGGCGTCGGTCGCGCTGTTCCTGGCCGTGAACCTGGTGGTGTTCGCCATGGCCAGCGCCTGCGGTGGCGACTGCCCCACGCCGCCGACCCCTTCGACGCCGACCCCGACGCCGGCCTCGTCCGGCAAGTGCCCCCGCGACGCGCTCAAGCTGGGCGTGTGCGCCAATGTTCTGGGCCTGATCAAGGCCAAGGTGGGCGTGCCGCCCACGGAGCCATGCTGCCCGCTGCTGGAGGGGCtcgtcgacctcgaggccgcacTCTGCCTCTGCACCGCCATCAAGGGCAAAATCCTCGGCATCAACCTCAACCTGCCCGTCGACCTCAGCCTCATCCTCAACCACTGCGGCAAGACCGTGCCCACCGGATTCAAGTGCCTCTAGGCTAGCCAAGAGCATCATGCCGGCGTGTTCTTTTGCTTGTCATTCGTCTCTTACTGTCTTTGCTTGCTAAGCTAGCTCTGCATGAGTACGTGTCGGCGCGAACACGCCAAGTACGTACGTATGTAGCCGGTTTGATGAGCAGCTTTCGCTTTTGGGGTGTTTCTTTTTATGTAAGTGCCTCGTCCTTTGTATGGACAGTGTCACTGAACTATTTTGATTGTTATTCTTTTATTTGTAATATCTAGCAATATATATGCCTGACGAATAAAGCTCATATTGTTCGAAATATGTGCATATTGTTCTAATATCAGATTTTATTATGAGTCGTATTTCATTTTCATACACGTTTAGTTTGCAAATACACTACATAAAACATAATTAACTGAGGTAATAATCCATAACCATTTGTACGTTGAGACGTAGAATTACTAGCATTCATGATACTATTCATCCATGTGCAATCTCCAACCGACCAAAAACACTCTCAAAATCTCGAAATAAGCAGTAGCAACATCTCAGCCATCCAAGGGACAAGCAATGGCTTGATGAGAGCCCCTTTTCTCTTCCATTTTTCTCCCGCATGTGCTATCGGTCTCCCTTTCTGGAGAGAAAGAGCAGTGCTGCTCCAACGTCTAAGAGACATGCTGATACACTTTTTTTTTTTAAGATTACAAAATAATACATGGAACCCAGCCACAAAATGTTTTACAAAAATAATACTATATATGAGTTTTTAGTTAAATTGTTTGGCCAAAAAATGTTTTTCAAACATACAAAAAAAATCTAAATTAATGCCGGTGATTATAAATATGTGATTTTACCTAGGGTCATTTTTTGTGGAACGATTTTTGAAAATTGTTCTATCAGACTTTATATTGCTAGCAAACATGTCAGTGCATCGGAAGAGTGCGGCGGTGCCAACTTCTCGGAAGAACGCGACAGTAGGACCCTAGGAGGCGGCAGCGTAGAACGTCGGCGTTGCACGCTGGACTGAAGCAGGGACGGCGCTGCACGTGAGATGGAAAAAAGCGGCGACACTGCACACAGGACACGAGCAGCTCCGGCGCGAGACAGGAGCAGCGGCGGTGTAGCGTGCGGGACGGCGGCGTAGGACGGAAGCAATGGCAgtggccccgttcgtttcgctaaaaaaacaagccgaaacactgttccgaccgatttgttgtgagagaaaaagactattctgactaaaaaaaataagctgaaaaaaacggattataagataagcgaacatggCCGGTATGGATGATTGCTCATCATGTGTAGCGTCCAGGGGGGGCTGAGTTTCAATAATCGTTTGTCTATAGAACGATTTTTTATAAGAAATcattttttcttttataaaaaatTTAATCACTTTCCCACATACAATTTTATTTTATCTAAAATTATTTTCCTGGTggaatgaaatttaaaagttaatCTACCATTAGACAACTTTGTATTATTTTTGTAATCTTCACAAAAAAAAGTGTAGAGAACTTCATCCACATGTCTCTTGGAGCGGCACCGCTCTTTCTCTCCAAAAAGGGATACCGAGCACATGGGGGAGAAAAAAAGTGGAAGAGAAAAGAGGCTCTGATCCTCACCATTGCTGGCCCCTTGCATGGTTGAGATGCTGCTAATGCTTATGTTGCGGTAGTAGTTATAGAGCACCACATCAACTCATGGGCCGTGGCATAGTTATTTTGGACTAGGATGTTAGTACTTAcatagttgatggacctagatgaaaATGATGTAATAATTTAGTGACCTACGGTGTAATTACTAAAGATAATATGTATAGTAGCCCAAGAAATCTTCATCTAAACTATCCACCTATGAcattattatgaaagaaaaactTAAGTATAATAATGAACATGTAAATATTGTAACACTCTAGAGTCCAAAAAGACTTAGATTCACTTTACACGCTGCGTGAACCACATACTTCCACCAACCCACTTACACTTTTGTGCTCGTTTCTTGTAGAAGCATTAATCCGGAGTCAGTGGTATGAACTCTAAAGCTTTATATGTTTATGTAACCGACCATCAATAACTAAGGTGGGACTACCCACCCTCAATGTCACATTAACAAGCATTTGGATAGGCAAATCGAAACTACTCCAGATGTCCTCAATATGAACTAAATTACTCTATGTTCCATTATGAATATATCTAAAGTAAACCTCTAAATTTGAATATAAATTATCTAGTTCTATCTTATGGAAGATAATCTAAAACAAACCctacatttgcatctaagtaatCCGTTAAATTGGCTTATAAGTTACCTACCTCTAACAttagaaaataaataaaataaaattatcaATATCTACTATTATGAAAAGGGAATAAGTAAACATATATATGTTTCTCAGTTCTCACTTCTACTACTAGAAATATACAAAAAAACAACTATCTCAAAGAAATGAACACAACATGTAGACAAAGTATATATGCATCTATGAGCGATAACTATATATTTCTATGGTTTAGTAGTCATGAAAAATGTTGCCTAATAAATGAATCACATAACATGACCCTAACAATTAATTTTAAATTATATTAATAAATTATGACAAATGATTATGTAATTAAGTTGTTGCTTTAGATAAATTTATACATTAATAAATTGTGTAATTATGAGA
This region includes:
- the LOC136496792 gene encoding 14 kDa proline-rich protein DC2.15-like, whose product is MAGKASVALFLAVNLVVFAMASACGGDCPTPPTPSTPTPTPASSGKCPRDALKLGVCANVLGLIKAKVGVPPTEPCCPLLEGLVDLEAALCLCTAIKGKILGINLNLPVDLSLILNHCGKTVPTGFKCL